The Humulus lupulus chromosome 4, drHumLupu1.1, whole genome shotgun sequence genome has a window encoding:
- the LOC133829408 gene encoding uncharacterized protein LOC133829408, whose translation MLRDISCLEKDLDMRLDLCTRRPVTTLTDDELQGIKELIDSAILDREVKGGLRWPLGNAVSGDKIRVTAVWHVISKKYKNPSLKLKIKNVDRYKFLSSTEEPRREVVIMLKGVASELMKQRADMNLISEMLKDDLKAIWNNFL comes from the exons ATGCTCAGGGACATATCTTGCCTTGAAAAAGATTTGGACATGAGGCTGGATCTATGCACCAGAAGACCTGTTACTACACTTACT GATGATGAACTGCAAGGCATTAAGGAATTGATTGATTCAGCTATTTTAGATAGAGAAGTTAAGGGTGGACTGAGATGGCCCTTGGGGAACGCAGTTTCTGGAGATAAAATTCGTGTGACTGCAGTCTGGCATGTAATaagtaaaaaatacaaaaatccaTCACTAAAgctgaaaataaaaaatgttgaTCGGTATAAATTTTTATCATCAACTGAGGAACCTAGAAGGGAGGTTGTTATAATGCTAAAAGGAGTAGCTTCAGAATTAATG AAACAAAGGGCTGATATGAATCTCATTAGTGAGATGTTGAAAGATGACTTGAAGGCTATATGGAACAACTTTCTTTGA